Proteins from a genomic interval of Streptococcus sp. D7B5:
- the coaE gene encoding dephospho-CoA kinase (Dephospho-CoA kinase (CoaE) performs the final step in coenzyme A biosynthesis.), translating into MGKIIGITGGIASGKSTVTNFLREKGFQVVDADAVVHDLQKPGGRLYQVLVQHFGQEILLENGELNRPLLASLIFSNPEEREWSKQTQGEIILEELAALRDQLAQTEAIFFMDIPLLFEQGYANWFDETWLIYVDYDVQLERFMKRNHLSKEVAESRLAAQWSLEEKKKLASHILDNNGSRDQLVSQVVKLLEGGDSCARD; encoded by the coding sequence ATGGGAAAAATCATTGGAATTACAGGAGGAATTGCCTCTGGTAAGTCAACTGTGACAAATTTTCTAAGAGAAAAAGGCTTCCAAGTGGTGGATGCCGATGCAGTCGTCCATGATCTACAAAAACCTGGGGGTCGTCTTTATCAGGTTTTAGTCCAGCATTTTGGACAGGAAATTCTCTTAGAAAATGGAGAACTCAATCGTCCTCTCCTAGCTAGTCTCATCTTTTCAAATCCTGAGGAGCGGGAATGGTCTAAGCAAACACAAGGAGAGATAATTCTTGAGGAACTGGCAGCATTGCGTGACCAGTTAGCCCAGACAGAAGCAATTTTTTTCATGGATATTCCCCTGCTTTTTGAACAGGGATATGCCAACTGGTTTGATGAAACGTGGCTGATCTATGTGGACTATGATGTCCAGTTAGAACGTTTCATGAAAAGGAATCATCTTTCTAAGGAAGTCGCCGAGTCTCGTCTGGCAGCTCAGTGGTCTTTAGAAGAAAAGAAAAAATTGGCGAGTCATATATTAGATAACAATGGCAGTCGTGATCAGCTCGTGAGTCAAGTAGTGAAGTTACTTGAAGGAGGCGATAGCTGTGCAAGAGATTAG
- a CDS encoding multidrug efflux MFS transporter, with amino-acid sequence MQEISWKENLRVAWFGSFLTGASISLVVPFMPIFVEQLGIEGDQVAFYAGLAISVSAVSAALVSPIWGILADKYGRKPMMIRAGLAMTITMGGLAFVPNIYWLLFLRLLNGVFTGFVPNATALIASQVPKDKSGAALGTLSTGVVAGTLTGPFVGGLVAEIFGIRNVFLLVGAFLFLAAILTIFFIKEDFQPVAKEKAILTKEVFSSFKYPRLLANLFLTSFVIQFSAQSIGPILALYVRDLGQTENLLFVSGLIVSSMGFSSMMSAGILGKLGDKVGNHRLLVTAQIYSVIIYLLCAHATSPLQLGLYRFLFGLGTGALIPGVNALLSKMTPKSGISRIFAFNQVFFYLGGVIGPMAGSAVAGYLGYHAVFYATAACVAFSCLCNIVQFRSLLKVKEI; translated from the coding sequence GTGCAAGAGATTAGTTGGAAAGAGAATCTTCGTGTCGCCTGGTTCGGTAGTTTTCTAACGGGCGCCAGCATTTCCTTGGTCGTTCCTTTCATGCCTATCTTTGTAGAGCAGTTGGGAATTGAAGGGGACCAAGTTGCTTTTTATGCTGGATTAGCCATCTCAGTTTCGGCTGTTTCAGCAGCTCTAGTTTCTCCTATCTGGGGTATTCTTGCTGACAAGTACGGTCGAAAGCCCATGATGATTCGAGCTGGGCTTGCCATGACCATCACTATGGGAGGTTTGGCCTTCGTGCCAAATATCTATTGGCTACTCTTTCTGCGCTTGCTTAATGGTGTATTTACTGGTTTTGTCCCCAATGCAACGGCCTTGATTGCTAGTCAGGTACCTAAAGATAAGTCTGGAGCGGCTCTGGGGACTTTATCTACAGGTGTTGTTGCAGGAACACTGACGGGTCCCTTTGTTGGAGGCTTGGTTGCTGAAATTTTTGGTATTCGTAATGTCTTTTTATTGGTAGGTGCTTTCTTATTTCTAGCTGCAATCCTAACCATTTTCTTTATCAAGGAAGATTTTCAGCCAGTGGCTAAGGAGAAGGCTATCCTAACGAAAGAAGTATTTTCTTCTTTCAAGTATCCTAGGCTTTTAGCGAACCTATTTTTGACGAGCTTTGTCATTCAATTTTCAGCTCAATCAATTGGTCCCATTCTAGCTCTCTATGTGCGTGACTTAGGGCAAACTGAGAATCTCCTCTTTGTATCAGGATTGATTGTATCCAGCATGGGATTTTCTAGCATGATGAGTGCTGGAATTCTAGGAAAACTTGGCGATAAGGTAGGGAATCATAGATTGTTGGTCACGGCACAGATTTATTCCGTCATCATTTACCTTCTTTGTGCCCATGCGACCAGCCCCCTTCAACTTGGCTTGTATCGTTTTCTCTTTGGTTTGGGAACGGGAGCTCTCATACCGGGAGTCAATGCCCTTCTCAGTAAAATGACTCCAAAATCAGGTATTTCAAGGATTTTCGCCTTCAACCAAGTCTTTTTTTATCTCGGTGGAGTGATTGGACCTATGGCGGGATCTGCAGTTGCAGGATATTTGGGCTATCATGCTGTCTTTTATGCGACAGCAGCCTGTGTAGCTTTCAGTTGTTTATGTAACATAGTGCAATTTAGATCATTATTAAAAGTAAAGGAAATCTAG
- the rpmG gene encoding 50S ribosomal protein L33: MRVKINLKCSSCGSINYLTSKNSKTHPDKIEVLKYCPKERKVTLHLESK; this comes from the coding sequence GTGCGAGTAAAAATCAATCTCAAGTGCTCCTCTTGTGGTAGCATCAATTATCTAACCAGTAAGAACTCCAAAACTCATCCAGACAAGATTGAGGTGTTAAAATATTGTCCAAAGGAAAGAAAAGTAACTTTACATCTTGAATCTAAGTAG
- the secG gene encoding preprotein translocase subunit SecG, whose product MYNLLLTILLVLSVVIVIAIFMQPTKNQSSNVFDASSGDLFERSKARGFEAVMQRLTGILVFFWLAIALALTVLSSR is encoded by the coding sequence ATGTATAACCTATTATTAACCATTTTATTAGTATTATCTGTTGTGATTGTGATTGCGATTTTCATGCAACCAACCAAGAACCAATCCAGCAATGTATTTGATGCCAGCTCAGGTGATTTGTTTGAACGTAGTAAAGCGCGTGGTTTTGAAGCTGTGATGCAACGTTTGACAGGTATTTTAGTCTTTTTCTGGCTAGCCATTGCCTTAGCATTGACGGTATTATCAAGTAGATAA
- the rnr gene encoding ribonuclease R translates to MKDKIKEYLQEKGRVTVNDLAQALGKDGSKDFRELIKTLSLMERKHLIRFEDDGSLCLDQKKKHEITLKGIFHAHKNGFGFVSLEGEEDDLFVGKNDVNYAIDGDTVEVVIKKVADRNKGTAAEAKIIDILEHSLTTVVGQIVLDQEKPKYAGYIRSKNQKISQPIYVKKPAIKLEGTEVLKVFIDKYPSKKHDFFVASVLDVVGHSTDAGIDVLEVLESMDIVSEFPEAVLKEAESVPEAPSQKDMEGRLDLRDEITFTIDGADAKDLDDAVHIKTLKNGNLELGVHIADVSYYVTEGSALDKEALNRATSVYVTDRVVPMLPERLSNGICSLNPQVDRLTQSAIMEIDKHGRVVNYTITQTVIKTSFRMTYSAVNDILAGDEEKRQEFKKIVPSIELMAKLHERLESMREKRGALNFDTSEAKILVDKKGKPVDIVLRQRGVAERMIESFMLIANETVAEHFSKLDLPFIYRIHEEPKAEKVQKFIDYASSFGLRIYGTASEISQEALQDIMRAVEGEPYADVLSMMLLRSMQQARYSEHNHGHYGLAADYYTHFTSPIRRYPDLLVHRMIRDYGRSKEIAEHFEQVIPEIATQSSNRERRAIEAEREVEAMKKAEYMEEYVGEEYDAVVSSIVKFGLFVELPNTVEGLIHITNLPEFYHFNERDLTLRGEKSGITFRVGQQIRIRVERADKMTGEIDFSFVPSEFDVIEKSLKQAGRRDRGRSSSRRSDKKEDKRKSGRSNDKQKHSQKDKKKKGKKPFYKEVAKKGAKHGKGRGKGRRTK, encoded by the coding sequence ATGAAAGATAAAATTAAAGAATATTTGCAAGAGAAGGGGCGAGTGACGGTAAATGATCTAGCTCAGGCTCTCGGAAAGGATGGGTCCAAGGATTTCCGTGAGTTGATTAAAACCCTGTCTCTGATGGAAAGAAAGCACCTGATTCGTTTTGAAGATGATGGTAGTTTATGTCTGGACCAAAAGAAGAAACATGAAATTACCCTCAAAGGGATTTTTCATGCCCATAAAAACGGCTTTGGCTTTGTCAGTCTAGAAGGCGAAGAGGACGATCTTTTTGTAGGAAAAAACGATGTCAACTATGCCATTGATGGTGATACCGTAGAGGTGGTCATCAAGAAAGTCGCTGACCGCAACAAGGGAACTGCTGCAGAAGCAAAAATTATCGATATCTTAGAGCATAGCCTGACGACAGTTGTCGGGCAAATCGTTTTGGATCAGGAAAAGCCCAAGTATGCGGGCTACATTCGTTCAAAGAATCAGAAAATCAGCCAACCGATTTATGTGAAGAAACCGGCTATCAAGTTGGAAGGGACAGAGGTTCTCAAGGTCTTTATCGATAAATACCCAAGTAAGAAACATGATTTCTTTGTCGCTAGTGTGCTAGACGTGGTGGGGCACTCGACTGATGCTGGGATTGATGTTCTTGAAGTCTTGGAATCCATGGATATTGTTTCAGAATTTCCAGAAGCTGTTCTCAAGGAGGCAGAAAGTGTACCGGAAGCTCCGTCTCAAAAGGATATGGAAGGTCGTCTGGACCTGAGAGATGAGATTACCTTTACCATTGACGGTGCGGATGCCAAGGACTTGGACGACGCAGTACACATCAAGACTTTGAAAAATGGAAATCTAGAACTCGGAGTTCACATCGCAGATGTTTCCTACTATGTGACCGAGGGTTCTGCCCTTGACAAGGAAGCCCTTAACCGCGCGACTTCTGTCTACGTGACAGACCGAGTGGTGCCAATGCTTCCAGAGCGTTTGTCAAACGGCATCTGCTCTCTCAATCCTCAAGTAGATCGCTTGACCCAGTCTGCTATTATGGAAATTGATAAACACGGTCGTGTGGTTAATTACACCATTACCCAAACAGTTATCAAGACTAGCTTCCGTATGACCTATAGCGCTGTCAATGACATCCTAGCTGGCGATGAGGAAAAGAGACAAGAGTTTAAGAAAATTGTTCCAAGTATCGAACTCATGGCCAAGCTCCATGAAAGGCTAGAAAGCATGCGTGAGAAACGTGGTGCCCTTAACTTTGATACCAGTGAAGCTAAGATCTTGGTGGATAAAAAAGGCAAGCCAGTTGATATCGTTCTTCGTCAGCGTGGTGTTGCTGAGCGGATGATTGAGTCCTTCATGTTGATTGCTAATGAAACGGTTGCCGAGCACTTTAGCAAGCTGGATCTACCTTTCATTTATCGGATTCACGAGGAGCCCAAGGCTGAAAAAGTTCAGAAGTTTATTGATTATGCTTCAAGCTTTGGTTTGCGGATTTATGGGACTGCCAGTGAGATTAGCCAGGAGGCGCTTCAAGACATCATGCGTGCTGTTGAGGGAGAACCCTATGCGGATGTATTGTCAATGATGCTTCTCCGTTCTATGCAACAGGCTCGTTATTCAGAGCATAATCACGGTCACTATGGACTAGCGGCCGACTATTACACTCACTTTACCAGCCCCATTCGTCGTTATCCTGACCTTCTTGTTCACCGAATGATTCGGGATTACGGCCGTTCTAAGGAAATAGCAGAGCATTTTGAACAAGTGATTCCAGAGATTGCAACCCAGTCTTCCAACCGTGAACGTCGTGCCATCGAGGCGGAGCGTGAAGTCGAAGCCATGAAAAAGGCTGAGTACATGGAAGAATACGTGGGCGAAGAGTACGATGCGGTTGTGTCTAGCATCGTTAAATTCGGTCTCTTTGTCGAATTGCCAAATACAGTCGAAGGCTTGATTCACATTACCAATTTGCCTGAATTTTATCATTTCAACGAGCGTGATTTGACTCTTCGTGGAGAGAAATCAGGAATCACTTTCCGTGTGGGACAGCAGATTCGCATTCGAGTTGAAAGAGCCGATAAGATGACAGGAGAGATTGATTTCTCTTTCGTACCTAGTGAGTTTGATGTCATTGAAAAAAGCTTGAAACAAGCTGGTCGAAGAGACAGGGGTCGTAGTTCAAGTCGTCGTTCAGATAAGAAGGAAGACAAGAGAAAATCAGGACGCTCAAATGATAAGCAAAAGCATTCACAAAAAGATAAAAAGAAAAAAGGCAAGAAACCTTTTTACAAGGAAGTAGCTAAGAAAGGAGCCAAGCATGGCAAAGGGAGAGGGAAAGGTCGTCGCACAAAATAA
- the smpB gene encoding SsrA-binding protein SmpB → MAKGEGKVVAQNKKAHHDYTIVDTLEAGMVLTGTEIKSVRAARINLKDGFAQVKNGEVWLSNVHIAPYEEGNIWNQEPERRRKLLLHKKQIQKLEQETKGTGMTLVPLKVYLKDGYAKLLLGLAKGKHDYDKRESIKRREQNRDIARVMKAVNQR, encoded by the coding sequence ATGGCAAAGGGAGAGGGAAAGGTCGTCGCACAAAATAAAAAGGCGCACCACGACTATACAATCGTAGATACGCTTGAAGCAGGAATGGTCCTGACAGGAACGGAAATCAAGAGTGTTCGAGCAGCTCGAATCAATCTCAAGGATGGGTTTGCCCAAGTGAAAAATGGGGAAGTCTGGTTGAGCAACGTTCATATCGCCCCTTACGAAGAGGGCAATATCTGGAATCAGGAACCAGAACGCCGTCGCAAACTCCTGCTCCATAAGAAACAAATTCAAAAATTGGAACAAGAGACCAAAGGGACAGGAATGACCCTTGTTCCCCTCAAAGTCTATCTCAAAGACGGCTATGCCAAGCTTCTTTTAGGACTTGCCAAAGGGAAACATGACTATGACAAACGGGAGTCAATCAAGCGTCGTGAACAAAACCGCGACATCGCGCGTGTGATGAAAGCTGTCAACCAGCGTTAA